AGCCCGGCGACCAAGATCGAAGCGCTCAAGAAGCTCGACACCTATGTGATCAAGGTCGGCTATCCCGATCATCCGCGCGACTACTCCAATCTTACCATTCACGACGACGATGTGATCGGCGACGTGCGGGCGGCGGCGCGGCGCTCCTATGACTTCTACATCGGCCGCCTTTATGGGCCGGTCGACCGCGACGACTGGTCGATGACGCCGCAGACCAACGACGCCTATAACGGATCCTTGCGCGATATCGTGTTCCCCGCCGCGATCCTGACGCCGCCGATCTTCGATGCGGCCGCCGACGACGCGGTCAATTACGGCGGAGCGGGCGCGGTGATCGGCCACGAGCTGACGCATGGCTTCGACGACCAGGGCCGCCAGTTCGACGCGACCGGCGCCTTGCGCGACTGGTGGGCGCCGGCCGACGCGGCGATCTTCAAGGCGCGCGCGGCGATGCTGGGGGCGCAGTATTCGGCGTTCGAGCCGGTACCCGGCGCGCATATCAACGGCGATCTCACCATGGGCGAGAACATCGCCGATCTCGGCGGCGTCACGCTGGCGCTGGCGGCCTATCGCGCCTCGCTGAACGGCAAGCCGGCGCCGGTGCTGGGCGGGCTGACCGGCGATCAACGCGTGCTGCTCGCCTGGGCGCAGGCCTGGCGCGGCAAGGCGCGCGACGACTTCGTGCGCCGCCAGGTGGTGAGCGATCCGCATTCGCCGCGGCAATACCGCGTCAACGGCGTGGTGCGGAACGTCGATGCCTGGTACGCGGCGTTCGGCGTGACGCCGGGCGACAAACTTTACGTAGCGCCGGACAAGCGCGTGCACATCTGGTAGGCCGCTTACAGCGTTGACTATATCGATTTAGTAGAGTTTAAAGCGGGATCGGGCTTGCCCGGGCGTTTCCTCCCTGAACTTGGACCGCGGGCCGGAGGAACGAAATGCGGTGCGGCGCAGCTCCCCTTTTGCGCCGCCTCGCCGGCCGTCTTAAGCTCCGGCCCGCGCTTTTTCGGAGCAGACCATGGCGAAGATCACCACGCGCAAGCTGACGCCCACGATCGGCGCGGTCGTCGAAGGCGTCGACCTGTCGAAGCGGCTGGACGAGGAGGAGATCGGCCAGGTGCGTGACGCCCTGCTGAGGCACAAGGCGATCTTCTTCGAGGACCAGCACATCACGCCGGTGCAGCACCGCGACTTCGCGGCGCGCTTCGGCAAGCTGCACACCCATCCGCTCTATCCCGGCGTGCCCGAGGCGCCGGAGATGTTCATCCTCGACAACCACGGCGGCAATCCGACCGACAACGACGCCTGGCACACCGACGTGACGTTCATCGAGACGCCGCCGCTCGGCGCGATCCTCTATGCCAAGCTGCTGCCGCCGGAAGGCGGCGACACGGTGTGGGCCGACATGCAGGCGGCGTATGAGGGCCTGTCCAAGCCGCTGCAGCGGTTCCTCTCCGAACTCGACGCGGTGCACGATTTCGCGCGCGGCTTTCCGGCGCGCGGCGTGGTGGCCAAGGGGGCCGGCGCGGAGAAACACGCCAAGACGGTGGAGGAGCATCCGCCGGTGATCCATCCGGTGGTGCGCACCCATCCTGAGACCGGCGCCGACGGACTATTCGTGAATTACGGCTTCACGGATCGCATCAAGGGCCTGCGGCGGGAAGAGAGCAACGCGCTGCTGAGCCTGCTGTTCGCGCATATCCAGAAGCCGGAATACCAGGTGCGCTGGAAGTGGAAGGAGAATTCCGTCGCCTTCTGGGACAACCGCGTCACGCAGCACTACGCGGTGAACGATTATCTGCCCCACCGCCGCATCATGAACCGCGCGACGATCCTGGGCGACCGCCCGTTCAACCGCGCGCGCCGGCCGGCGGATGTGCGCCAGGCGGCGGAGTAGTGCCTACAGAACCAAGGCTCGCGCCGTCGGTTCGGATGCTCGATGGTGCGGATTTCACCTGGGTCCGCCGTTCGTACGCTGCCGCTGCGAACTCGCGGCGGATGACACCGAAGGATTGGTCCCGGAACCCTATGTCGGCGGCGGGGCGTGGAGGTAGCTCTCCACCAGGCTGCC
Above is a window of Rhizomicrobium sp. DNA encoding:
- the tauD gene encoding taurine dioxygenase; amino-acid sequence: MAKITTRKLTPTIGAVVEGVDLSKRLDEEEIGQVRDALLRHKAIFFEDQHITPVQHRDFAARFGKLHTHPLYPGVPEAPEMFILDNHGGNPTDNDAWHTDVTFIETPPLGAILYAKLLPPEGGDTVWADMQAAYEGLSKPLQRFLSELDAVHDFARGFPARGVVAKGAGAEKHAKTVEEHPPVIHPVVRTHPETGADGLFVNYGFTDRIKGLRREESNALLSLLFAHIQKPEYQVRWKWKENSVAFWDNRVTQHYAVNDYLPHRRIMNRATILGDRPFNRARRPADVRQAAE